The genome window GCGAACACCTCTCTGACTACGGGCTTGAGGGCATTAGATTGATTTCGAAAGGAGGTGTGGCATGCAGATGCTGATCGTATCCGATCCCGCTGTCATGATGGGAAAGCCTGTCATCGCGGGGACACGGTTGACGGTAGAACTCATCCTGGAAAAGCTCGGGGCGGGCGCCACCATCGATGAGCTGCTCGACGCACACCCGCGGCTGACGCGCGAAGGGGTCAATGCGGCGCTCTCGTTCGCGGCGGAGGCGCTGCGCGCCGACGTCGTCTATCCGTCGGCGAGCATGGCTGCGTGATCTTCTTCTGCGACGAGGGCGTGGATCGGCAGATCGTGGTCCGGCTCCGCGCAGACGGGTTCGAAGCGCACTACGTCGCGGAACTCGCGCCCGGAATCTCCGACGACATAGTGCTCGAGCAGGCGAACGCGTTCGGGGCGGTACTGGTGACGATGGACAAGGACTTCGGCGAACTTGTCTATCGGCTGGGAAAGATCACCACGGGTGTGTTGCTCGTTCGCTTGCCCGGTTTCACGCCAGCCGAGCGCGCGGGCGCGGTTTCTACTGCCGTCGGCGAGCATGGAGAAGAGCTTCCGGGCGCTTTCAGCGTCCTCTCGCCAACCAAGCTGAGGATTCGGCGGCCCGGCTGACCGTTTCTGGTTGAGTATAACTGGGGGCGCGGGGAAGGTTCCTTCCGCGCCCTCCGGCTGTCTCCGATGATCCTGTGGTAAACGTCGGTTGCAAACGTTGGCGGAGAAGGAAGATGGAGCCCAACACGGCGGCTCGCCGGCTGGTCGATCTCAGCCACACCGTGGAGCACGGGATGGTGACGCTGAAGGGCTTTCCCGCGCCGCTCATCTGCGATTACCTGAGCCGCGAGGCGTCGCGCGCGGTCTACGCCGAGGGAACGGAGTTCCACATCGGCCGCATCGACATGATCGCGAACACGGGCACCTACGTGGACAGCCCGTTCCATCGCTACGCCGACGGCAAGGACCT of Longimicrobium sp. contains these proteins:
- a CDS encoding DUF433 domain-containing protein is translated as MQMLIVSDPAVMMGKPVIAGTRLTVELILEKLGAGATIDELLDAHPRLTREGVNAALSFAAEALRADVVYPSASMAA
- a CDS encoding DUF5615 family PIN-like protein encodes the protein MIFFCDEGVDRQIVVRLRADGFEAHYVAELAPGISDDIVLEQANAFGAVLVTMDKDFGELVYRLGKITTGVLLVRLPGFTPAERAGAVSTAVGEHGEELPGAFSVLSPTKLRIRRPG